One window from the genome of Pedococcus badiiscoriae encodes:
- a CDS encoding ABC1 kinase family protein produces the protein MKSPFDPSTALRYAALAKMLVRYGRSDLVSGAGFDEFLVEDERPTGDTSAADSLADDLEAMGPTYVKLGQLLSTRVDLLPPAYTEALTRLQDKVEPFPYEQVQQVFEDELGVSIRHAFASFEQTPMAAASLGQVHRAVLPSGKEVVVKVQRPGVREVVRDDMEALGRIAAFADEHTDVGRRYGFGQLLTQFRRSLAGELDYQREAANLVRLGELTADYPRLVVPQPVRDYTSSRVLTMDLIPGRKVTDIGALGLLDVEGEPLVRELFAAYLRMILVDGFLHADPHPGNVLLTPDGRLGLIDLGMVATVPPRVQDKIVKLLLAIGEADGEEVATVLASMGEPLEGYDAVQFRDDVAALVSRAVSLGEQVQAGAVLMELSRLSGVHGLRPPPEMTMVAKALLNLDQVTKHLDPNFAPAAAIRENVADIMGSGLAVSASGLMAAAIDAKEFTANFPSRANAIMENLAEGSFSLRVDALDEARFLHVLQRLANRLTMGIVMAALVVGAALMMQVPTSNRILGYPAIAMVFFLLAAVGGAALVASIVRSDSRIARQAAADRDPKP, from the coding sequence ATGAAATCTCCGTTCGACCCCTCCACCGCCCTGCGCTACGCCGCCCTCGCCAAGATGCTCGTCCGGTACGGCCGCTCGGACCTCGTCAGTGGCGCCGGTTTCGACGAGTTCCTGGTCGAGGACGAACGACCCACCGGCGACACCTCCGCCGCGGACTCCCTGGCGGACGACCTCGAGGCCATGGGCCCGACGTACGTCAAGCTCGGCCAGCTGCTCTCGACCAGGGTCGACCTGCTGCCCCCGGCCTACACGGAGGCGCTGACCCGCCTGCAGGACAAGGTCGAGCCCTTTCCCTACGAGCAGGTCCAGCAGGTCTTCGAGGACGAGCTGGGCGTCTCGATCCGTCACGCGTTCGCTTCCTTCGAGCAGACCCCCATGGCCGCCGCGTCCCTCGGGCAGGTGCACCGCGCCGTGCTCCCCAGTGGCAAGGAGGTCGTCGTGAAGGTTCAGCGACCAGGGGTGCGTGAGGTCGTGCGCGACGACATGGAGGCGCTCGGCAGGATCGCAGCCTTCGCCGACGAGCACACCGACGTGGGGCGTCGCTACGGCTTCGGCCAGCTCCTCACCCAGTTCCGCCGCTCGCTCGCTGGCGAGCTGGACTACCAGCGGGAGGCCGCCAACCTGGTGCGACTCGGTGAGCTCACCGCGGACTACCCGCGCCTGGTGGTCCCCCAACCCGTGCGTGACTACACCAGCAGCCGGGTGCTGACGATGGACCTGATCCCCGGCCGCAAGGTCACGGACATCGGTGCCCTGGGCCTGCTGGACGTCGAGGGCGAGCCCCTGGTGCGCGAGCTGTTCGCGGCATACCTGCGGATGATCCTCGTGGACGGCTTCCTGCACGCCGACCCACACCCCGGCAACGTGCTGCTCACCCCGGACGGCCGCCTCGGCCTCATCGACCTCGGCATGGTCGCGACCGTCCCACCGCGCGTCCAGGACAAGATCGTCAAGCTGCTGCTGGCCATCGGCGAGGCCGACGGCGAGGAGGTGGCGACCGTGCTCGCCTCCATGGGCGAACCGCTCGAGGGGTATGACGCGGTGCAGTTCCGCGACGACGTCGCCGCCCTGGTGTCCCGAGCTGTCTCGCTGGGCGAGCAGGTGCAGGCGGGCGCCGTGCTGATGGAGCTGAGCCGGCTGTCGGGCGTCCACGGGCTGCGCCCGCCGCCGGAGATGACGATGGTGGCCAAGGCGCTGCTGAACCTCGACCAGGTGACCAAGCACCTCGACCCGAACTTCGCTCCCGCCGCCGCGATCCGCGAGAACGTCGCGGACATCATGGGCAGCGGGCTGGCTGTCTCGGCGTCGGGACTGATGGCTGCGGCGATCGACGCCAAGGAGTTCACCGCGAACTTCCCCAGCCGGGCCAACGCGATCATGGAGAACCTCGCCGAGGGCAGCTTCTCCCTGCGAGTGGACGCCCTCGACGAGGCCCGGTTCCTGCACGTGCTCCAGCGCCTGGCGAACCGGCTGACGATGGGCATCGTGATGGCGGCCCTCGTCGTGGGCGCGGCGCTCATGATGCAGGTGCCCACGTCCAACCGCATCCTCGGCTACCCGGCCATCGCCATGGTCTTCTTCCTGCTGGCAGCTGTGGGTGGGGCCGCGCTGGTGGCATCGATCGTGCGGTCGGACAGCCGCATCGCGAGGCAGGCGGCCGCGGACCGGGACCCGAAGCCCTGA
- a CDS encoding aldo/keto reductase family protein, whose translation MDYRYLGNSGLKISEITYGNWLTHGSQVENDIAAQCVAAALEAGISTFDTADAYANTKAETVLGDALKGERRESLEIFTKVYWPTGPGGKNDTGLSRKHIMESINGSLTRLQTDYVDLYQAHRYDTETPLEETMQAFADVVRQGKALYIGVSEWTAEQIREGVKLSKELGFQLISSQPQYSMLWRVIEAEVVPTCEELGLSQIVWSPIAQGVLTGKYKPGQQPPEGSRAADEKGGADMIKRFMNDDVLTRVQGLKPIADEAGLTMAQLAVAWVLQNPNVATALVGASRPEQVRENVKAAGVRLEPAVMKQIDDVLGDIVERDPGKTKETSPQTRVA comes from the coding sequence ATGGACTATCGATACCTGGGAAACAGTGGACTCAAGATCTCCGAGATCACCTACGGCAACTGGCTCACGCACGGCTCACAGGTGGAGAACGACATCGCGGCGCAGTGCGTCGCTGCCGCGCTCGAGGCCGGCATCAGCACCTTCGACACCGCGGACGCCTACGCCAACACCAAGGCCGAGACGGTCCTCGGCGACGCGTTGAAGGGGGAGCGGCGCGAGAGCCTCGAGATCTTCACCAAGGTGTACTGGCCCACCGGTCCGGGCGGGAAGAACGACACCGGACTGTCGCGCAAGCACATCATGGAGTCGATCAACGGCTCGCTGACGCGGCTCCAGACCGACTACGTCGACCTCTACCAGGCGCACCGGTACGACACCGAGACCCCGCTCGAGGAGACGATGCAGGCCTTCGCCGACGTCGTCCGCCAGGGCAAGGCGCTCTACATCGGCGTCAGCGAGTGGACTGCCGAGCAGATCCGCGAGGGCGTGAAGCTCTCCAAGGAGCTCGGTTTCCAGCTCATCTCGAGCCAGCCGCAGTACTCGATGCTGTGGCGGGTCATCGAGGCCGAGGTCGTGCCGACCTGCGAGGAGCTCGGCCTCAGCCAGATCGTCTGGAGCCCCATCGCCCAGGGCGTGCTCACGGGCAAGTACAAGCCCGGGCAGCAGCCGCCCGAGGGCTCACGCGCCGCCGACGAGAAGGGTGGCGCGGACATGATCAAGCGGTTCATGAACGACGACGTCCTGACCCGCGTCCAGGGCCTCAAGCCGATCGCCGACGAGGCCGGGCTCACGATGGCCCAGCTGGCTGTCGCCTGGGTGCTGCAGAACCCCAACGTCGCCACTGCCCTCGTCGGCGCATCGCGTCCGGAGCAGGTGCGCGAGAACGTGAAGGCCGCCGGCGTGCGGCTCGAGCCCGCCGTGATGAAGCAGATCGACGACGTCCTCGGTGACATCGTCGAGCGGGACCCGGGCAAGACGAAGGAGACGTCGCCCCAGACGCGCGTCGCCTGA